A window of Apodemus sylvaticus chromosome 9, mApoSyl1.1, whole genome shotgun sequence contains these coding sequences:
- the Pspn gene encoding persephin, with amino-acid sequence MAAGRLRIMCLLLLSLHLGLGWVLDLQGAPVANELSSGKMAETGGPWKVHQGNNRIRLPRALAGSCRLWSLTLSVAELGLGYASEEKVIFRYCAGSCPQEARTQHSLVLARLRGQGRAHGRPCCQPTSYADVTFLDDHHHWRQLPQVSAAACGCGG; translated from the exons ATGGCTGCAGGAAGACTTCGGATCATGTGTCTGCTGCTCCTGTCCTTGCACCTGGGCCTTGGCTGGGTCCTTGATCTTCAAGGGGCTCCTGTGGCAAATGAGCTCTCATCTGGGAAGATGGCAGAGACTGGAGGGCCCTGGAAGGTCCATCAGG GTAACAACCGTATCCGCCTTCCAAGAGCCTTGGCGGGTTCATGCCGGCTGTGGAGTCTGACCCTATCAGTGGCTGAGCTGGGCCTGGGCTATGCCTCAGAGGAGAAGGTCATCTTCCGATACTGTGCTGGCAGCTGTCCCCAAGAGGCCCGTACCCAGCACAGTCTGGTACTGGCCCGGCTTCGAGGGCAGGGTCGAGCCCACGGCCGACCCTGCTGCCAGCCCACCAGCTATGCTGATGTGACCTTCCTTGATGACCATCACCATTGGCGGCAGCTGCCTCAGGTCTCAGCTGCAGcttgtggctgtggtggctga
- the Gtf2f1 gene encoding general transcription factor IIF subunit 1 isoform X3, whose product MAALGSSSQNVTEYVVRVPKNTAKRYNIMAFNAADKVNFATWNQARLERDLSNKKIYQEEEMPESGAGSEFNRKLREEARRKKYGIVLKEFRPEDQPWLLRVNGKSGRKFKGIKKGGVTENTAYYIFTQCADGAFEAFPVQNWYNFTPLARHRTLTAEEAEEEWERRNKVLNHFSIMQQRRLKDQDQDEDEEEKEKRSRKKPSELRIHDLEDDLEMSSDASDASGEDGSRASKAKKKAPVTKAGRKKKKKKGSDDEAFEDSDDGDFEGQEVDYMSDGSSSSPDETESKPKVPQQEDGPKGVDEQSESSEESEEDKPPEEDKEEEEEKKAPTPQEKKRRKDSSDDSDSSEESDIDSETSSALFMAKKKTPPKRERKPSGGSSKGTSRPGTPSTEAASTSSTLRAAASRLEQGKRTSETPAAKRLRMDTGPQSLSGKSTPSSGDVQVTEDAVRRYLTRKPMTTKDLLKKFQTKKTGLSSEQTVNVLAQILKRLNPERKMIGDKMHFSLKE is encoded by the exons GAACACAGCCAAAAGATACAATATAATGGCTTTTAATGCAGCTGATAAAGTCAACTTTGCTACCTGGAACCAG GCACGGCTGGAGCGGGATCTGAGCAACAAGAAGATCTACCAGGAGGAAGAGATGCCAGAGTCCGGAGCAGGCAGTGAATTCAACCGCAAGCTCAGGGAGGAGGCGCGCCGGAAGAAGTATGGCATCGTCCTGAAGGAGTTTCGGCCTgaggaccagccttggctactccGTGTCAATGGCAAATCAGGAAGGAA GTTCAAAGGCATAAAGAAAGGTGGAGTAACAGAGAACACAGCCTACTACATCTTCACACAGTGCGCCGACGGCGCCTTTGAGGCTTTCCCTGTACAGAACTGGTACAATTTCACACCGCTGGCCCGACACCGCACACTCACTGctgaggaagctgaggaagagtgGGAGAG GAGGAACAAGGTCCTAAACCACTTCAGCATCATGCAGCAGCGGCGGCTCAAGGACCAGGACCAggatgaagatgaggaggagaaggagaagcgcAGTCGCAAGAAGCCTAGTGAGCTGCGCATTCATGACCTGGAGGATGACCTGGAAATGTCCTCCGATGCCAGCGACGCCAGTGGCGAAGACG GCAGCAGAGCCTCCAAGGCTAAGAAAAAGGCCCCAGTGAccaaggcaggcaggaagaagaaaaagaagaagggctCAGATGATGAGGCTTTTGAGGACAGCGATGATGGAGACTTCGAGGGCCAGGAAGTAGACTACATGTCCGATGGCTCCAG CAGCTCTCCGGATGAAACAGAAAGCAAGCCCAAAGTGCCCCAACAGGAGGATGGCCCCAAGG GTGTGGATGAGCAGAGTGAGAGCAGTGAGGAGAGCGAGGAGGACAAGCCCcctgaggaggacaaggaggaggaggaagagaagaaggccCCTACCCCGCAAGAGAAGAAACGCAGGAAAG ACAGCAGTGATGACTCAGACAGCTCAGAAGAGAGTGACATTGACAGTGAGACCTCCTCTGCGCTCTTCATGGCG AAGAAGAAGACGCCCCCCAAAAGGGAGCGGAAGCCATCGGGGGGCAGTTCAAAAGGCACCAGCCGGCCAGGAACTCCCAGTACAGAAGCAGCAAGCACCTCTTCCACTCTGCGGGCCGCAGCCAGCAGGCTGGAGCAGG GGAAACGGACAAGTGAGACTCCAGCAGCCAAGCGTCTCCGGATGGATACAGGTCCCCAGAGCCTGTCCGGGAAGTCCACGCCCAGCAGCGG TGATGTCCAGGTGACAGAGGATGCCGTGCGCCGCTACCTGACCCGCAAGCCCATGACCACAAAGGACCTGCTGAAGAAGTTCCAGACCAAGAAGACAGGGCTGAGCAGTGAGCAGACAGTGAATGTATTGGCGCAGATCCTCAAGCGCCTCAACCCTGAGCGCAAGATGATTGGTGATAAGATGCATTTCTCCCTCAAAGAGTGA
- the Gtf2f1 gene encoding general transcription factor IIF subunit 1 isoform X1, whose amino-acid sequence MAALTPALLQGSSSQNVTEYVVRVPKNTAKRYNIMAFNAADKVNFATWNQARLERDLSNKKIYQEEEMPESGAGSEFNRKLREEARRKKYGIVLKEFRPEDQPWLLRVNGKSGRKFKGIKKGGVTENTAYYIFTQCADGAFEAFPVQNWYNFTPLARHRTLTAEEAEEEWERRNKVLNHFSIMQQRRLKDQDQDEDEEEKEKRSRKKPSELRIHDLEDDLEMSSDASDASGEDGSRASKAKKKAPVTKAGRKKKKKKGSDDEAFEDSDDGDFEGQEVDYMSDGSSSSPDETESKPKVPQQEDGPKGVDEQSESSEESEEDKPPEEDKEEEEEKKAPTPQEKKRRKDSSDDSDSSEESDIDSETSSALFMAKKKTPPKRERKPSGGSSKGTSRPGTPSTEAASTSSTLRAAASRLEQGKRTSETPAAKRLRMDTGPQSLSGKSTPSSGDVQVTEDAVRRYLTRKPMTTKDLLKKFQTKKTGLSSEQTVNVLAQILKRLNPERKMIGDKMHFSLKE is encoded by the exons GAACACAGCCAAAAGATACAATATAATGGCTTTTAATGCAGCTGATAAAGTCAACTTTGCTACCTGGAACCAG GCACGGCTGGAGCGGGATCTGAGCAACAAGAAGATCTACCAGGAGGAAGAGATGCCAGAGTCCGGAGCAGGCAGTGAATTCAACCGCAAGCTCAGGGAGGAGGCGCGCCGGAAGAAGTATGGCATCGTCCTGAAGGAGTTTCGGCCTgaggaccagccttggctactccGTGTCAATGGCAAATCAGGAAGGAA GTTCAAAGGCATAAAGAAAGGTGGAGTAACAGAGAACACAGCCTACTACATCTTCACACAGTGCGCCGACGGCGCCTTTGAGGCTTTCCCTGTACAGAACTGGTACAATTTCACACCGCTGGCCCGACACCGCACACTCACTGctgaggaagctgaggaagagtgGGAGAG GAGGAACAAGGTCCTAAACCACTTCAGCATCATGCAGCAGCGGCGGCTCAAGGACCAGGACCAggatgaagatgaggaggagaaggagaagcgcAGTCGCAAGAAGCCTAGTGAGCTGCGCATTCATGACCTGGAGGATGACCTGGAAATGTCCTCCGATGCCAGCGACGCCAGTGGCGAAGACG GCAGCAGAGCCTCCAAGGCTAAGAAAAAGGCCCCAGTGAccaaggcaggcaggaagaagaaaaagaagaagggctCAGATGATGAGGCTTTTGAGGACAGCGATGATGGAGACTTCGAGGGCCAGGAAGTAGACTACATGTCCGATGGCTCCAG CAGCTCTCCGGATGAAACAGAAAGCAAGCCCAAAGTGCCCCAACAGGAGGATGGCCCCAAGG GTGTGGATGAGCAGAGTGAGAGCAGTGAGGAGAGCGAGGAGGACAAGCCCcctgaggaggacaaggaggaggaggaagagaagaaggccCCTACCCCGCAAGAGAAGAAACGCAGGAAAG ACAGCAGTGATGACTCAGACAGCTCAGAAGAGAGTGACATTGACAGTGAGACCTCCTCTGCGCTCTTCATGGCG AAGAAGAAGACGCCCCCCAAAAGGGAGCGGAAGCCATCGGGGGGCAGTTCAAAAGGCACCAGCCGGCCAGGAACTCCCAGTACAGAAGCAGCAAGCACCTCTTCCACTCTGCGGGCCGCAGCCAGCAGGCTGGAGCAGG GGAAACGGACAAGTGAGACTCCAGCAGCCAAGCGTCTCCGGATGGATACAGGTCCCCAGAGCCTGTCCGGGAAGTCCACGCCCAGCAGCGG TGATGTCCAGGTGACAGAGGATGCCGTGCGCCGCTACCTGACCCGCAAGCCCATGACCACAAAGGACCTGCTGAAGAAGTTCCAGACCAAGAAGACAGGGCTGAGCAGTGAGCAGACAGTGAATGTATTGGCGCAGATCCTCAAGCGCCTCAACCCTGAGCGCAAGATGATTGGTGATAAGATGCATTTCTCCCTCAAAGAGTGA
- the Clpp gene encoding ATP-dependent Clp protease proteolytic subunit, mitochondrial: protein MWPRALLGEARVAVGGCHALLFRLAVRFSPIWTAGRGSLLRRSLHGTATRAFPLIPIVVEQTGRGERAYDIYSRLLRERIVCVMGPIDDSVASLVIAQLLFLQSESNKKPIHMYINSPGGVVTAGLAIYDTMQYILNPICTWCVGQAASMGSLLLAAGSPGMRHSLPNSRIMIHQPSGGARGQATDIAIQAEEIMKLKKQLYNIYAKHTKQSLQVIESAMERDRYMSPMEAQEFGILDKVLVHPPQDGEDEPELVQKETATPKDPPAPAGT from the exons ATGTGGCCCAGAGCGCTGCTGGGGGAGGCCCGAGTGGCTGTGGGCGGATGCCACGCTCTCTTGTTTCGCCTCGCCGTGCGTTTCTCCCCGATATGGACTGCTGGGAGAGGCTCACTCCTGCGGAGGAGCCTGCATGGGACTGCGACGCGAGCTTTCCCGCTCATCCCCATAGTGGTGGAGCAGACG GGTCGAGGCGAGCGCGCTTATGACATATACTCGAGGCTGTTGCGGGAACGCATCGTGTGCGTCATGGGCCCG ATTGATGACAGCGTGGCCAGTCTGGTCATCGCTCAGCTGTTGTTCTTACAGTCTGAAAGCAACAAGAAACCCATCCATATGTACATCAACAGCCCAG GCGGCGTGGTGACTGCAGGCCTGGCCATCTACGACACAATGCAGTACATTCTGAACCCCATCTGCACGTGGTGTGTGGGGCAGGCCGCGAGCATGGGCTCTCTGCTGCTCGCTGCCGGCAGCCCGGGCATGCGCCACTCGCTGCCCAATTCCAGAATCATGATCCACCAGCCCTCTGGAGGAGCCAGG GGCCAAGCCACAGACATCGCCATCCAGGCCGAGGAAATCATGAAGCTGAAAAAGCAGCTGTACAACATCTATGCCAAACACACCAAGCAAAGCCTTCAGGTGATCG AGTCGGCCATGGAGAGGGACCGCTACATGAGCCCCATGGAGGCCCAAGAGTTTGGCATCTTGGACAAGGTCTTGGTCCACCCGCCTCAGGACGGGGAGGATGAGCCAGAGCTGGTGCAGAAGGAGACTGCCACACCGAAGGATCCCCCTGCCCCGGCAGGCACCTAG
- the Gtf2f1 gene encoding general transcription factor IIF subunit 1 isoform X2, protein MAALTPALLQGSSSQNVTEYVVRVPKNTAKRYNIMAFNAADKVNFATWNQARLERDLSNKKIYQEEEMPESGAGSEFNRKLREEARRKKYGIVLKEFRPEDQPWLLRVNGKSGRKFKGIKKGGVTENTAYYIFTQCADGAFEAFPVQNWYNFTPLARHRTLTAEEAEEEWERRNKVLNHFSIMQQRRLKDQDQDEDEEEKEKRSRKKPSELRIHDLEDDLEMSSDASDASGEDGSRASKAKKKAPVTKAGRKKKKKKGSDDEAFEDSDDGDFEGQEVDYMSDGSSSPDETESKPKVPQQEDGPKGVDEQSESSEESEEDKPPEEDKEEEEEKKAPTPQEKKRRKDSSDDSDSSEESDIDSETSSALFMAKKKTPPKRERKPSGGSSKGTSRPGTPSTEAASTSSTLRAAASRLEQGKRTSETPAAKRLRMDTGPQSLSGKSTPSSGDVQVTEDAVRRYLTRKPMTTKDLLKKFQTKKTGLSSEQTVNVLAQILKRLNPERKMIGDKMHFSLKE, encoded by the exons GAACACAGCCAAAAGATACAATATAATGGCTTTTAATGCAGCTGATAAAGTCAACTTTGCTACCTGGAACCAG GCACGGCTGGAGCGGGATCTGAGCAACAAGAAGATCTACCAGGAGGAAGAGATGCCAGAGTCCGGAGCAGGCAGTGAATTCAACCGCAAGCTCAGGGAGGAGGCGCGCCGGAAGAAGTATGGCATCGTCCTGAAGGAGTTTCGGCCTgaggaccagccttggctactccGTGTCAATGGCAAATCAGGAAGGAA GTTCAAAGGCATAAAGAAAGGTGGAGTAACAGAGAACACAGCCTACTACATCTTCACACAGTGCGCCGACGGCGCCTTTGAGGCTTTCCCTGTACAGAACTGGTACAATTTCACACCGCTGGCCCGACACCGCACACTCACTGctgaggaagctgaggaagagtgGGAGAG GAGGAACAAGGTCCTAAACCACTTCAGCATCATGCAGCAGCGGCGGCTCAAGGACCAGGACCAggatgaagatgaggaggagaaggagaagcgcAGTCGCAAGAAGCCTAGTGAGCTGCGCATTCATGACCTGGAGGATGACCTGGAAATGTCCTCCGATGCCAGCGACGCCAGTGGCGAAGACG GCAGCAGAGCCTCCAAGGCTAAGAAAAAGGCCCCAGTGAccaaggcaggcaggaagaagaaaaagaagaagggctCAGATGATGAGGCTTTTGAGGACAGCGATGATGGAGACTTCGAGGGCCAGGAAGTAGACTACATGTCCGATGGCTCCAG CTCTCCGGATGAAACAGAAAGCAAGCCCAAAGTGCCCCAACAGGAGGATGGCCCCAAGG GTGTGGATGAGCAGAGTGAGAGCAGTGAGGAGAGCGAGGAGGACAAGCCCcctgaggaggacaaggaggaggaggaagagaagaaggccCCTACCCCGCAAGAGAAGAAACGCAGGAAAG ACAGCAGTGATGACTCAGACAGCTCAGAAGAGAGTGACATTGACAGTGAGACCTCCTCTGCGCTCTTCATGGCG AAGAAGAAGACGCCCCCCAAAAGGGAGCGGAAGCCATCGGGGGGCAGTTCAAAAGGCACCAGCCGGCCAGGAACTCCCAGTACAGAAGCAGCAAGCACCTCTTCCACTCTGCGGGCCGCAGCCAGCAGGCTGGAGCAGG GGAAACGGACAAGTGAGACTCCAGCAGCCAAGCGTCTCCGGATGGATACAGGTCCCCAGAGCCTGTCCGGGAAGTCCACGCCCAGCAGCGG TGATGTCCAGGTGACAGAGGATGCCGTGCGCCGCTACCTGACCCGCAAGCCCATGACCACAAAGGACCTGCTGAAGAAGTTCCAGACCAAGAAGACAGGGCTGAGCAGTGAGCAGACAGTGAATGTATTGGCGCAGATCCTCAAGCGCCTCAACCCTGAGCGCAAGATGATTGGTGATAAGATGCATTTCTCCCTCAAAGAGTGA
- the Alkbh7 gene encoding alpha-ketoglutarate-dependent dioxygenase alkB homolog 7, mitochondrial: MAGSRRLAMRLLSGCGWVRGSDSAVLSRLRDEAVVHPGFLSQEEEDTLTRELEPQLRRRRYEYDHWDAAIHGFRETEKSCWSDASQAILRRVRAAAFGPEQTLLSPVHVLDLEHRGYIKPHVDSVKFCGSTIAGLSLLSPSVMKLVHTQNPEQWLELLLEPGSLYILRGSARYDFSHEILRDEESFFGEHRVPRGRRISVICRSLPEGMGPGRPEAPPPAC; encoded by the exons ATGGCCGGCAGCAGGAGGCTAGCGATGCGGTTGCTTTCTGGGTGCGGCTGGGTGCGCGGCTCGGACTCTGCCGTGCTGAGCCGCCTGCGTGACGAGGCCGTGGTGCATCCGGGCTTCCtgagccaggaggaggaggacacgCTAACACGCGAACTGGAACCCCAGTTGCGGCGCCGGCGCTACGAGTACGACCACTGGGACGCG GCCATCCACGGCTTCAGGGAGACAGAGAAATCCTGCTGGTCTGATGCAAGCCAGGCCATCCTGCGTCGGGTCCGGGCGGCTGCCTTTGGTCCTGAACAGACCCTGCTGTCCCCAGTCCACGTTTTGGACCTGGAACATCGGGGCTACATCAAGCCTCACGTTGACAGTGTCAAG TTCTGTGGATCTACCATTGCTGGCCTGTCCCTGTTGTCTCCAAGTGTTATGAAGCTGGTCCATACACAGAACCCTGAGCAGTGGCTGGAACTGCTGCTGGAGCCAGGTTCTCTCTATATCCTAAG GGGTTCAGCCCGATATGACTTCTCCCATGAGATCCTTAGAGATGAAGAATCCTTTTTTGGGGAGCACCGGGTTCCCCGGGGCCGACGTATCTCAGTGATTTGCCGCTCCCTCCCTGAGGGGATGGGGCCAGGAAGGCCAGAAGCACCGCCTCCAGCCTGCTGA